A segment of the Pseudomonas serboccidentalis genome:
GCACGCTGTCGTCGCTGCCGACTGCCACGATAAGTGCACCGCGCCGACTCTTCAGATTGACCAGATCGCCCGGCTGCAAGCGATGTCGGCGCATTTCGTCCGGATGCAGGCTTAACACCGCTTCGCTGACATGCCCGAACAATTGCGCAGCGGTGCCGGTGCGGCTCATGCCGTGCCATTGATCGCGCAGGCGTCCGGTGATCAGGGTCAGCGGAAACCGCGCATCCCGTTGTTCTTTGGCGGCGCGGTAGGGATCGGTGATGAACTGCGCGCGACCACTGGCCGTAGGAAATATCCCGTCGCCATACAGGCGCGCAGTGCCTTGCCGGGCGCCGGTGGAGAAGGGCCATTGCTGCGGCCCCAACTCGTCGATCAATTGATGGCTGATGCCTGACAAGTCCAGGTCGCGCCCACGGGTCAGTTGCTTGTATTCATCAAACAGCTGCGCCGGTTGCTCGAAGGCAAACAGACTCGGCTGTTGCGGGCGCAGACGTTTCTCCAGTCGCTGTGCGAAATCCACGGTGATCGCCCAGTCCGACCGCGCTTCACCCGGTGGGAGAATGGCCTGTCGCACGTGGGAAATTCGCCGTTCGGAGTTGGTCACCGAACCTTCCTTTTCACCCCAACTGGCAGCGGGCAACAACAGGTCGGCGAAGGCGGCGGTTTCGGTGGTACGAAAGGCTTCCTGCAACACTACGAACGGGCAGGCCTGGAGCGCCTCGCGAACGGCGTGTTGATCAGGCATCGATTGAGCAGGGTTGGTGCAGGCAATCCACAGCGCCTTGATCTGGCCGCTGCGCACGCGCTCGAACAGCTCAATCGCACTCAGACCGGTGCTTTCGGGCAGTTGATCGACACCCCAATAAGCCGCCACTTCGGCGCGGTGCTCGGGATTGGCTGCGTCACGATGGCCGGGCAGCAAATTGGACAGGCTGCCGGTTTCCCGCCCACCCATGGCATTCGGCTGACCGGTCAACGAGAAAGGTCCTGCGCCCGGGCGACCGATTTGCCCGGTGGCCAAGTGCAGGTTGATCAGCGCGCTGTTTTTCGCGCTGCCGGCCGTGGACTGATTCAGGCCCATGCACCACAACGACAGGAAACTTGGCGAGGTGCCCACCCATTCGGCACATTGCTGCAATTGCTCGACACTGATCCCGCACAGTTGCGACACCATCTGCGGAGTGTAGTCGCGCACCAGGTTTTTCAGCTCGGGCAAACCCTCGGTGTGCGCCTTGATGAAGTCGCGGTCGATCCAGTCTTCCCACAACAACAGATGCAAAATCCCATGGAACAACGCGACGTCGGTGCCGGGCAGAATCGCCAGATGCAGGTCCGCGAGGTCGCAGGTGTCGGTGCGCCGGGGGTCGATGACGATGACTTTCATCTGTGGACGGCGGGATTTTGCCTCTTCCAGACGCCGGAAAAGTACCGGGTGGGCGTAGGCCATGTTACTGCCGGCGATCATCACGCAATCGCTCAGTTCCAGGTCCTCGTAGCTGCACGGCGGGGCATCGGCGCCGAGGCTGCGTTTGTAGCCGACCACCGCTGACGACATGCACAGCCGTGAATTGCTGTCGATGTTGTTGGTGCCAACCAGCGCCCGGGCGAGCTTGTTGAAGGCGTAATAGTCCTCGGTCAGCAACTGGCCGGAGATGTAGAACGCCACACTGTCCGGGCCATGTTCGGCGAGGGTCTCGGCGAACACGTTGGCGGCGTGTTCCAGTGCGCTGTCCCAGTCAGTACGGCTGCGCGCCAGGCCTTTGCCCAGGCGCAATTCCGGGTACAGCGCGCGTGCCGCGAGGTCGCCGGTCAGGTGCAGGGTCGAGCCTTTGCTGCACAGTTTGCCGAAGTTGGCCGGATGCGCCGGATCGCCGCTGACGCCGAGGATGCGCTCGCCGTCATGTTCGATCAGCACGCCGCAGCCGACCCCGCAATAGCAGCAGGTCGAGGCGGTCGTCTGGCGGTTCATCAGACGGCATCCCGCAGGGCCAATTGCACGCGACCGTTCTCGACCCGCGCCGGGTGGTGATGGGCGCAGCCGATGTCCGGTGCCTGGGCTTCACCGGTTTGCAGGTCGATCTGCCAGTTGTGCAGCGGGCAGGCCACGCGTTTGCCGTAGATCAACCCCTGTGACAACGGCCCGCCTTTGTGTGGGCAGCGGTCGTCGAGTGCGAAAACCTCGTCGTCACTTGTACGAAAAATCGCGATGTCACCTTTTGGCCCGGCGATGATCCGCGAACCGAGGGCATTGATCTCTTCCAGGGCACAGATATCGAGCCAGTTCATGCCGGCACCTCCAGGTTTTTCACAGGGATCACATCGAATTCTTTCTTCAGTTGCGGCTGCGCCAGACGCTCTTTCCACGGGTCCTGTTCGAACGACAGGGAGAACTGCAGGCGTTCGTTCAGAGCCTTGCGGCGCTCGGGGTCTTCGAGCACGGCTTTCTTGATGTGCTCCATGCCGACCCGTTGCAGGTAGTGCACGGTGCGTTCGAGGTAGAAGGCTTCTTCGCGATACAGCTGCAGGAACGCGCCGTTGTATTCGCGGACTTCCTCGGCGGTTTTCAGCTTGACGAAGAATTCGGCGACTTCGGTCTTGATCCCGCCGTTGCCGCCGATGTACATCTCCCAGCCGGAGTCGACGCCGATAATGCCTACGTCCTTGATCCCCGCTTCCGAGCAGTTGCGTGGGCATCCGGAGACGGCCAGCTTCACTTTGTGCGGCGACCACATGTTGAACAGGTCATGTTCCAGCTCGATGCCCAACTGTGTCGAATTCTGCGTGCCGAAGCGGCAGAATTCGCTGCCGACGCAGGTTTTCACGGTGCGGATGGATTTGCCGTAGGCATGGCCGGACGGCATGTCGAGGTCCTTCCAGACACCGGGCAAGTCCTGCTTCTTGATCCCCAGCAGGTCGATACGCTGACCGCCGGTGACCTTGACCATGGGCACGTTGTACTTGTCGGCCACGTCGGCAATCCGCCGCAGTTCCGACGGGTTGGTCACGCCACCCCACATCCTTGGAACCACCGAATAGGTGCCGTCCTTCTGAATGTTGGCGTGGGCGCGCTCGTTGATCAGGCGCGATTGCGGATCGTCCTTGGCTTCGCCGGGCCAGGTGGAAATCAGGTAATAGTTCAGCGCCGGGCGGCACGTCGCACAGCCGTTGGGGGTGCGCCAGTTGAGGTAGCTCATGGTGCCGGCGATGGTCAGCAGGTGCTGTTCGCGAATGGCCTGGCGAATCTGCCCGTGGTTGAGGTCGCTGCAACCGCAGATGGCTTTTTCGCTCTTCGGTTTGACGTCCGCCGCGCCGCCGACGGTGTTGATCAGAATCTGCTCGACCAAACCAGCGCAGGAACCACAGGAACTCGCGGCTTTGGTGTGTTTTTTCACCTCATCGACACTGAACAGGCCGTGTTCCTGAATCGCCTTGACGATGGTGCCTTTGCACACGCCGTTGCAGCCGCAGACTTCGGCGGTGTCGGCCATGACCATGGCTTTGTCCTGGCCCTGATGTCCTACGTCTCCGAGGGCGTTTTCGCCGAACATCAGGTGATCGCGGATCTCGCCAATGGCGTGATTCTCACGAATCTGGCGGAAATACCAACCGCCATCTGCCGTATCGCCGTACAGACAAGCGCCGACCAGCACGTCATCCTTGATCACCAGTTTCTTGTATACGCCGCCGATCGGGTCGGAGAGGGTGATGGTTTCGGTGCCTTCGCCGCCCATGAAGTCGCCGGCGGAAAACAGGTCGATGCCGGTGACTTTCAATTTGGTCGAGGTCACCGAGCCCTGGTAGCGGGCGAAACCCAATTGTGCGAGGTGGTTGGCGCAGACTTTGGCCTGTTCGAACAGCGGTGCTACCAGGCCATAGGCAATGCCGCGATGGCTGGCGCACTCGCCGATGGCATAAATGCGCGGATCGTAGGTTTGCAGGGTGTCGTTGACCAGAATCCCGCGGTTGCACGGGATGCCGGCCTGTTCCGCCAGTTCGGTATTAGGGCGAATGCCGGCGGCCATGACCACCAGATCAGCAGGGATGATGTCGCCGTTCTTGAATTGCACCGAGCCGACCCGGCCATTGCCGGCATCGTGCAGGGCCTGGGTCTGCTCGCACAGGCGAAAGTGCAGGCCACGGGATTCGAGGGCGCTTTGCAGCAGTTGGCCGCTGGTCTTGTCCAGTTGCCGCTCCAGCAGCCATTCGCCGAGGTGCACCACGGTGACGTGCATGCCGCGCAGCATCAGGCCGTTGGCGGCTTCGAGGCCGAGCAGGCCGCCGCCGATGACCACCGCGTGTTTGTGGGTTTTCGCGGTGTCGATCATCGCCTGGGTGTCGGCGATGTCGCGGTAGCCGATCACACCCTGCAAGGTATTGCCAGGGATCGGCAGGATAAATGGCGTCGAACCGGTGGCGATCAACAGGCGGTCGTATTCGGCCTCGGTGCCGTCTTCGGCGATCACCCGACGTTTGACCCGGTCGATCTGCACCACCTTGCGGTTGAGCAACAACTTGATGTTGTTTTCCAGGTACCAGTCGAGGTCGTTGAGCACGATCTCTTCGAAGGTCTGCTCGCCGGCCAGCACCGGTGACAGCAGAATGCGGTTGTAGTTGGTGTGCGGTTCGGCGCCGAAGACCGTGATGTCGTACAGCTCGTTGCTCAGTTTGAGCAGTTCTTCCAGGGTGCGAACCCCGGCCATGCCATTGCCGATCATCACCAGTTTGAGTTTTTTCATCAGGTTCTCCGGGGGAGCTGCGGCTGGCCTCTTGTGGGCAGTCAGGCCTTGCTCGACAAATTTTGCGCAAACAAAAAAAGGCGTCCCGCTAGTTGCCTAGCGAGGACGCCTTTGTCCTGGTCCCGTTCTCTCGGGAAACCCGGCCTTCGTCGTTGAAGGTTGGGTTTTATGTATGGTGAAACGAGTAATGCAGCGGTTGTGCCAAGTGCCGGGAGGACTGTAATTGCTGGGACATTGGCTCGATTGGGGATGTCTCGCTGCACTTTTTGGAGGCGTGTTGCGCTTTTTTGGAGCGCAGGATCAAAAGATCGCAGCCTTCGGCAGCTCCTACAGGTGTACGCAATTCCCTGTAGGAGCTGCCGAAGGCTGCGATCTTTCAAGGGTGATGAAACAACAACACCAGCAGCACCAGATTCCCCAGCAGGGCCAGCAACGCCATCGTCCGCCAGACCTTCAGCGGCTCTCGCTCCAATAAAGGTCTGGGTCGCACGCTCAAGCTGCGCCGCTCACCCTGTTCCAGCAGCAATAACCATTCTTCAGCCGTTTCAAATCGCTGGTGCGGGTCCGCAGCAACACCGCGCTCAAGACTCTGCGCGACCCACTCCGGCAAGTCCGGACGGTAGCGACTGGCACTCACCGGCACGCCGAATCGCGGTCGTTGAAAGGCTTCGATCTCGCCGTAGGGAAAGTGCCCCGTCAGCAGGAAATACAGGCTCACGCCGACGGCGTACAAATCCTGTTGCGCACTGGGTGGCTCGCCGCGAAAGGCTTCCGGGGCGATGAAACTCGGTGTTCCCGGCAGCGTTGACGGTGTGTCTTGTGACAGTCCCGGGCAGTACGCCAGACCGAAATCCAGCAACCGCAACTCACCGTCGTCGCCCAGGTGCAGATTTTCCGGCTTGATGTCGCGGTGCAGAATCTGTCGCCGATGCAGCAATCCCACCGCGCGCAATAGCCGCTCGGCGATCTCCTGCCATTGCGCCACGGGCAAGGGGCCGTTCTGTTGAAACAACTGCGCCAGCGTCGTTCCGCAATATTCACGCATCACGTAGTACAAATGCTGACGCTGGTTGCCGGCATGGACTTCAGGAAAGTGCCGTCCGGCGACGCGTTTGAGGAACCATTCTTCCGACAGCAAGGCCTGCCCGGTCTGGGGATCATCGGCCAGACGCGCCGGCAGGGTTTTCAACAGCCAGCTCCGGCCTTGCCCATCCAAGACCCGATACAGCAGCGATTGCTGGCTCTGGCCGACGACGCCTTGCACCTGCCAGCCTTCGAACATCTGCCCGGTTTTCAGCGGCGGCGGCAGCGGCCATTGCTGTAAATGTATCAGCGCATCGCCGAGGCTCGCCTCACCGACGGCATCGACCCGCACCAGCAACGCGCTGGCGTTGTCCTGACTGCCGGCCAGGTGAGCGGCGTTGACCAGCGTGTGTGCCGCGCTGTGGAGATCCGGCTGATCACGCAGAATCGCGGCAATCGCGGTATCACCCAATGTCGACCACACGCCATCGCTGAGCAGCACGAAACACTCGCCTGCGCGCAATTCACCGTCGAGGAAATCCAGCACCAGATGCTGATCCAGCCCCAGCGCGCGTTTAAGCACGTGCTGCATACCCGGTTGATCCCAGACGTGATCTTTGCTGACCCGCTGCAGACTGTCGGCGTGCCAGCGATAAACCCGGCAATCGCCTACATGAGCCAGGGTAAAGCGCCGACCGCGCATGACCAAGGCACTGACCGTGGTGAGCAGCGGTTGCCCACCACCGTTGGCCTGCAACCAGCGGTTCTGGGCGAGCAGCAGGCGATCCAGGGCCTGGGCCGCGCTCCAGGTTTCCGGCGTGGCGTAGTAGTCGAGGGCCAAAGCCTGCAAGGTCGAACGCGCAGCGAGCCCGCCATCGGCACATTGGCTGACACCGTCGGCAATGGCGAACAGATAACCCTTGCTCGCCGCCAGTGCCGGAGCCGGTGTGACCAGGCGCAGGGCGTCCTGATTCTCCTCGCGAGGGCCGGTGGCGCTGGCTTCGGCGAAACTCAGTTGCAAAGCCATCGGCGTTTCAGACCCGTGCCGCGGTCACGGCTGCCGAACCCCAAGTGGTTCTCCAGCGACGTTTGACGCCGTGCAGGCCGAACCACGCCAATACGCCAAGGCTGGCGAACAACCACAACGCCAGTTGATAGCTGCCGGTGCTTTGCTTGATCGCGCCCATACCGGCGGCCAGGGCAAAGCCGCCGATGCCGCCGGCCATGCCGATCAGCCCGGTCATCACCCCGATCTCAAGGCGAAAACGTTGCGGCACCAACTGGAACACCGCACCGTTGCCAGCGCCAAGACCGAGCATGGTGCAGACAAAAAGCGCCAGCGCCGCGTAGGAACTTGGCAGGTTGAAACCGACAGCCGCAATGCAGATCGCCGCCACGGTGTACATCGCCAGCAAGGTGCGGATGCCGCCGAAGCGATCCGCCAGTGCGCCACCCAGCGGGCGCATCAGGCTGCCGCCGAACACGCAGGCGGCGGTGTAGTAACCGGCGGTGACCGGGCTCAGGCCGTATTGGTCATTGAAATAGCCGGGCAGGGCGCTGGCCAGGCCGATGAAGCCGCCGAAGGTGACGCTGTAGAAAAACATGAACCACCAACTGTCGCGGTCACCGAGTGCCTTGAAATAGTCGGCCATGGCTTTGGCTTTCGGCCGCTGCGGGGCGTTTTTTGCCAGCCAGGCGAACAGCACCAGGGTCAGCAGCAATGGAATCAGCGCGAAGCCGAATACGTTGCTCCAGCCGAATGACGCGGCCAGCACCGGAGCGATCAACGCGGCAAACACGGTGCCGGAGTTACCGGCGCCGGCGATGCCCATGGCCTTGCCCTGATGTTGCGGCGGATACCATTGCGAGGCCAGCGGCAGCGCGACGGCGAACGAGGCGCCGGCCATGCCGAGGAACAACCCGAGCACCAGCGCCTGTTCATAACTGTGGATGCCGAGTTTCCAGGCGCCGAACAGTGCGCAGATCACGATCACCTGGCCGATCAGTCCGGCGGTTTTCGGTGACAGGCGATCAGCCAGCATGCCCATCACAAAGCGCAACACCGCTCCGGCCAGAATCGGCGTTGCCACGACCAGGCCGCGTTGTTGCGTGGTCAGGTGCAGGTCGGCGGCGATCTGCACCGCCAGCGGGCCGAGCAGGTACCAGACCATGAAACTCAGGTCGAAATACAGAAAGGCTGCGAACAGGGTCGGGGTATGGCCGGATTTCCAGAAGCTTGAATTCATCGCGCACCTCAGCTGAAAAGAGTCTCTATAGGAGTCACAGCAGGTGGAGCGCCGCCACGGCCGCACCACCGGCCCCGGGCTGTGGGGCCAAAACGCAAAAAACGCCGCTACCTGTTTCGCCATGAGGGGCGAACGGGTGAGCGACGTCTTTGTCGTGGGTGGGGCAACCGCCGTTGGTTACCTGTACTGAATGCCTAGCCAGATTTGTGCCAAGGATCAAAAGATCGCAGCCTCGTTGCACTCGACAGCTCCTACAGGAATACGCATGTCCGTGTAGGAGCTGCCGAAGGCTGCGATCTTTTGATCTTTAATCAGCCGAGCAACTCACTCATGGCAATGATCTGCTCCGCCACCTGAATCAGTTTCTGCTGGCGGCTCATGGCCTGGCGGCGCATCAGGGTGTAGGCCTCTTCCTCGTTGCAGTCCTTCATCTTCATCAGCAGCCCTTTGGCCAGTTCGATGCGCTTGCGCTCGGCCAGTTGCTGGTCGCGGGCGTGCAGTTGCGCGCGCAGGGCCTGATCGCTTTCGAAGCGGGCCATCGCCACATCCAGAATCGGCTGCAAGCGCTGGGCGTGAATGCCTTCGACGATGTAGGCGCTGACCCCGGACTTGATCGCCTGACGCATCACCCCGGGGTCATGTTCGTCGGTGAACATCACGATTGGCCGGGGCTGGTCGCGGCTGACCAGCACCACTTGCTCCATCACATCACGGCTCGGTGACTCGGTATCGATCAGGATCACGTCCGGGCGCACCGTTTCGACGCGTGCCGGCAGGTCGATGGTCAGGCCGGACTCATCGATGACCTCGAAACCGGCCTCGGTCAGCGCGGCTTTCAGGCGCCCGACTTTTTTCGCGGTGTCGTTGATCAGCAGAATGCGCAACATGGTGTCGGTCTCCTGTCAGCGGCGGGCGAGAAGGGCAGCGGCGTCGCTCAGGGCGTGCAGCTTGAAACTGCGGGCGTAACCGGCCGGATCGCTGCCGTCCCAGACTTTGCCGTCGAGCAACTGACTGCTGCGCATTTCCTTGCCCCAGGCGGCGACGCCCACGGCGGTGGCGGCTTCGCGGTAAATCTCCAGCTGTTGAACCTGGCGGGCGACGCCGAGGTAGTCGGGGTCTTCACGCAGCAAGCCCCAGCGGCGGAACTGGGTCATGAACCACATGCCGTCGGACAGATACGGCAGATTGACCTCGCCGTTGCCATGAAAGCGCAAGGCGTGCGGGTCCTGCCAGCGATTGCCGAGGCCGTCGGCGTAGTCACCGAGAAACCGCGGCTCGATGCAGGACAGCGGGGCGTCGAGATATTCCGGGGCGCTCAGCAGTTGCGCGGTGCTGCGGCGGTTTTCCGGGCTTTGCTCAATGAAGCGGCTGGCCTCCAGGATCGCCATCACCAGCGCCCGGGCGGTGTTGGGGTATTGCTCGACGAACGCGCGGGTGCAGCCGAGGACTTTTTCCGGGTGATCGGGCCAGATGGTCTGGCTGGTGGCGAGGGTGAACCCCAGATCCTGCTGCACGGCGCTGGCAGCCCACGGCTCACCGACGCAGAACCCATCGATGCGCCCGGCTTGCAGGTGCGCGACCATTTGCGGCGGCGGCACCACCACACTGTCGACATCCTGCAACGGATGAATGCCCTGACTCGCCAGCCAGTAATAAAGCCACATTGCATGGGTGCCGGTGGGGAAGGTCTGGGCGAAGGTCAGTTTTGCGCGGGTTTGGTGCGCGTGCCGATCCAGCGCCTCAGGACTGGTCACGCCCAGTTGCTGCAAGCCGCGGGACAGGTTGAGGCTCTGGCCGTTCTGGTTCAGCCCCATCAGCACCGCCATGTCGCACGGGGCGACGCCGCCGATGCCCAGATGCACCGCGTAAATCAGCCCGTACAGGCTGTGGGCGACATCCAGTTCGCCACTGACCAGTTTGTCGCGCAACGTGGCCCATGAGGCCTGACGCTTGAGGTTGATCGTCAGGCCGTAAGGTTGGGCAAAGCCCTGCGTTGCGGCCACGACCACCGAGGCGCAATCGCTCAGGGCCATGAAGCCGAGGTTGATCACGCTTTTTTCCGGGGCGTCACTGCCGTTGACCCAGGCCAGCGGCCCGACGGGCGAATCACTCATATAAAGCCACCTTCAAAAAAAACGTCGTCCCCGGCTTTGCCCAAGCAAAACCCGAGGACGACGCCATTGTCCGTGCCCGCACGCCGCCATTGGCCTGTGGGCTGATAACCCGCAAGGTGCAAGGCATATGCCAGTCGGGCTGATTTGCCTGTACGCCTCGCGCCAGGGAGCGTTGCCCGGCTATAATCGCCGCCTCTTTTCGCCGCCCGAGTCATCGCCGCCCATGTACACCCTGGCCCGTCAGCTGTTGTTCAAACTTTCCCCGGAAACCTCCCATGATCTGTCGCTGGATCTGATCGGCGCGGGTGGGCGTTTGGGCCTCAACGGCTTGCTGTGCAAGAAGCCGGCGAACGTGCCGGTGACGGTCATGGGCCTGGATTTCCCGAACCCGGTGGGTCTGGCGGCCGGTCTGGACAAGAACGGCGCGGCCATCGATGGCTTCTCGCAACTGGGGTTCGGTTTTGTCGAAATCGGCACCGTGACTCCGCGTCCGCAGCCGGGCAATCCGAAACCACGGATCTTCCGCCTGCCGGAAGCCGAGGCGATCATCAACCGCATGGGCTTCAACAACCTCGGTGTCGATAACCTGCTGGCGCGGGTCGCCGCAGCCAAATACAAAGGCGTGCTGGGGATCAACATCGGCAAGAACTTCGACACCCCGGTCGAGCGCGCTGTCGACGACTACCTGATCTGCCTGGACAAGGTGTATGCCCACGCCAGTTACATCACTGTCAACGTCAGCTCGCCGAACACCCCGGGCCTGCGCAGCCTGCAGTTCGGTGACTCGCTCAAGCAGTTGCTGGCGGACCTGGCCACGCGCCGCGCCGAACTGGCCTTGCGTCACGGCAAACACGTGCCGCTGGCGATCAAGATCGCCCCGGACATGACCGACGAAGAAACCGCGCAGGTCGCGCAGGCGTTGATCGAAACCGGGATGGATGCAGTGATCGCCACCAACACCACCCTGAGCCGCGTCGGCGTCGAAGGCATGGAGCATGGTGACGAGGCGGGTGGTTTGTCGGGTGCCCCGGTGCGGGAGAAGAGCACCCACACCGTGAAAGTGCTGGCCGGTGAATTGGCCGGACGGTTGCCGATCATTGCGGCTGGCGGTATTACCGAAGGCAAGCATGCGGCGGAGAAGATTCTCGCCGGTGCGAGCCTGGTGCAGATCTATTCGGGCTTCATCTATAAAGGCCCGGCGCTGATTCGTGAGTCGGTAGACGCGATCGCCGCCCTGCGCAAATAACCCAGGCTGACCCGGTCAATGTAGGAGCTGCCGGAGGCTGCGATCTTTTGATGTTGTTTTTTAATATCAAAAGCAAAAGATCGCAGCCTCCGGCAGCTCCTACATGAGATGTGTGTCATTCAGGCATAAAAAAGGGCTCCTCGAAGGAGCCCCTGGGCCGCAGCCCGCCGTCCGGGAAGGACGTGCATGGTAAGTCGCTAAAAATTCAGATTGTCGTGTCGCAATAAGTGCCCTGTGTCAGCCGACGGCGTGAAGTTCGTTGAGTCTGTGGATCCCCGCAGTGCCGGTCATACCGTCCCAGTTGTCGCCGCGTCCTTCTCGCCAGCCGTTGATCCAGGCTTGACGTACCGACGGTAGAGTAAATGGGCAAAGCTCGCGGGATTTGCCACCAACGCCATATTGATATCCGCGCAAAAATGCTCTTTCCAACGGATCACGCTTAAGTCTTCTCATAGGGTGTTTCCCTCACTTGTTGACTGTTTGTGTCGCGTTGACCTCAACCGAGGTCTGGCAGAAAAACTCTGCCGTGGGGCGGCTCGCTGCCGGCGTGGCGAGCCAAGGTGTTGACGCCGTTGCGACGTCAACCTGTGGTCAGTTCTAACCAATGAGTCACACCGAGGGAATGATCGTTTTGTCATAAGGACGTAACGAAAATAGTGCTAC
Coding sequences within it:
- a CDS encoding nitrate reductase; the encoded protein is MNRQTTASTCCYCGVGCGVLIEHDGERILGVSGDPAHPANFGKLCSKGSTLHLTGDLAARALYPELRLGKGLARSRTDWDSALEHAANVFAETLAEHGPDSVAFYISGQLLTEDYYAFNKLARALVGTNNIDSNSRLCMSSAVVGYKRSLGADAPPCSYEDLELSDCVMIAGSNMAYAHPVLFRRLEEAKSRRPQMKVIVIDPRRTDTCDLADLHLAILPGTDVALFHGILHLLLWEDWIDRDFIKAHTEGLPELKNLVRDYTPQMVSQLCGISVEQLQQCAEWVGTSPSFLSLWCMGLNQSTAGSAKNSALINLHLATGQIGRPGAGPFSLTGQPNAMGGRETGSLSNLLPGHRDAANPEHRAEVAAYWGVDQLPESTGLSAIELFERVRSGQIKALWIACTNPAQSMPDQHAVREALQACPFVVLQEAFRTTETAAFADLLLPAASWGEKEGSVTNSERRISHVRQAILPPGEARSDWAITVDFAQRLEKRLRPQQPSLFAFEQPAQLFDEYKQLTRGRDLDLSGISHQLIDELGPQQWPFSTGARQGTARLYGDGIFPTASGRAQFITDPYRAAKEQRDARFPLTLITGRLRDQWHGMSRTGTAAQLFGHVSEAVLSLHPDEMRRHRLQPGDLVNLKSRRGALIVAVGSDDSVRPGQAFLPMHWGDRFLKGGVNSLTLPAFDPLSKQPELKHSGVRLEPVNLPWHLFALIEGDVQRHFETLRPLCEAFSYVSLSLVGRERPALLIRAASATAPEPQLLRDIDQCLALIDGPVLAYDDPRRAIGKRVRIENGRITAIRLAGETLAQHWLQGLWLEGRADEQLRRWLLAPMSAPPGNADLQANPGKTLCNCKNVSHSAVCAGIRQGLDLQGLKQQLGCGTQCGSCVPEIKRLLAADLQPVSVI
- the nirD gene encoding nitrite reductase small subunit NirD, which translates into the protein MNWLDICALEEINALGSRIIAGPKGDIAIFRTSDDEVFALDDRCPHKGGPLSQGLIYGKRVACPLHNWQIDLQTGEAQAPDIGCAHHHPARVENGRVQLALRDAV
- the nirB gene encoding nitrite reductase large subunit NirB; protein product: MKKLKLVMIGNGMAGVRTLEELLKLSNELYDITVFGAEPHTNYNRILLSPVLAGEQTFEEIVLNDLDWYLENNIKLLLNRKVVQIDRVKRRVIAEDGTEAEYDRLLIATGSTPFILPIPGNTLQGVIGYRDIADTQAMIDTAKTHKHAVVIGGGLLGLEAANGLMLRGMHVTVVHLGEWLLERQLDKTSGQLLQSALESRGLHFRLCEQTQALHDAGNGRVGSVQFKNGDIIPADLVVMAAGIRPNTELAEQAGIPCNRGILVNDTLQTYDPRIYAIGECASHRGIAYGLVAPLFEQAKVCANHLAQLGFARYQGSVTSTKLKVTGIDLFSAGDFMGGEGTETITLSDPIGGVYKKLVIKDDVLVGACLYGDTADGGWYFRQIRENHAIGEIRDHLMFGENALGDVGHQGQDKAMVMADTAEVCGCNGVCKGTIVKAIQEHGLFSVDEVKKHTKAASSCGSCAGLVEQILINTVGGAADVKPKSEKAICGCSDLNHGQIRQAIREQHLLTIAGTMSYLNWRTPNGCATCRPALNYYLISTWPGEAKDDPQSRLINERAHANIQKDGTYSVVPRMWGGVTNPSELRRIADVADKYNVPMVKVTGGQRIDLLGIKKQDLPGVWKDLDMPSGHAYGKSIRTVKTCVGSEFCRFGTQNSTQLGIELEHDLFNMWSPHKVKLAVSGCPRNCSEAGIKDVGIIGVDSGWEMYIGGNGGIKTEVAEFFVKLKTAEEVREYNGAFLQLYREEAFYLERTVHYLQRVGMEHIKKAVLEDPERRKALNERLQFSLSFEQDPWKERLAQPQLKKEFDVIPVKNLEVPA
- a CDS encoding bifunctional protein-serine/threonine kinase/phosphatase — its product is MALQLSFAEASATGPREENQDALRLVTPAPALAASKGYLFAIADGVSQCADGGLAARSTLQALALDYYATPETWSAAQALDRLLLAQNRWLQANGGGQPLLTTVSALVMRGRRFTLAHVGDCRVYRWHADSLQRVSKDHVWDQPGMQHVLKRALGLDQHLVLDFLDGELRAGECFVLLSDGVWSTLGDTAIAAILRDQPDLHSAAHTLVNAAHLAGSQDNASALLVRVDAVGEASLGDALIHLQQWPLPPPLKTGQMFEGWQVQGVVGQSQQSLLYRVLDGQGRSWLLKTLPARLADDPQTGQALLSEEWFLKRVAGRHFPEVHAGNQRQHLYYVMREYCGTTLAQLFQQNGPLPVAQWQEIAERLLRAVGLLHRRQILHRDIKPENLHLGDDGELRLLDFGLAYCPGLSQDTPSTLPGTPSFIAPEAFRGEPPSAQQDLYAVGVSLYFLLTGHFPYGEIEAFQRPRFGVPVSASRYRPDLPEWVAQSLERGVAADPHQRFETAEEWLLLLEQGERRSLSVRPRPLLEREPLKVWRTMALLALLGNLVLLVLLFHHP
- a CDS encoding nitrate/nitrite transporter produces the protein MNSSFWKSGHTPTLFAAFLYFDLSFMVWYLLGPLAVQIAADLHLTTQQRGLVVATPILAGAVLRFVMGMLADRLSPKTAGLIGQVIVICALFGAWKLGIHSYEQALVLGLFLGMAGASFAVALPLASQWYPPQHQGKAMGIAGAGNSGTVFAALIAPVLAASFGWSNVFGFALIPLLLTLVLFAWLAKNAPQRPKAKAMADYFKALGDRDSWWFMFFYSVTFGGFIGLASALPGYFNDQYGLSPVTAGYYTAACVFGGSLMRPLGGALADRFGGIRTLLAMYTVAAICIAAVGFNLPSSYAALALFVCTMLGLGAGNGAVFQLVPQRFRLEIGVMTGLIGMAGGIGGFALAAGMGAIKQSTGSYQLALWLFASLGVLAWFGLHGVKRRWRTTWGSAAVTAARV
- a CDS encoding ANTAR domain-containing response regulator, whose product is MLRILLINDTAKKVGRLKAALTEAGFEVIDESGLTIDLPARVETVRPDVILIDTESPSRDVMEQVVLVSRDQPRPIVMFTDEHDPGVMRQAIKSGVSAYIVEGIHAQRLQPILDVAMARFESDQALRAQLHARDQQLAERKRIELAKGLLMKMKDCNEEEAYTLMRRQAMSRQQKLIQVAEQIIAMSELLG
- a CDS encoding CmpA/NrtA family ABC transporter substrate-binding protein produces the protein MSDSPVGPLAWVNGSDAPEKSVINLGFMALSDCASVVVAATQGFAQPYGLTINLKRQASWATLRDKLVSGELDVAHSLYGLIYAVHLGIGGVAPCDMAVLMGLNQNGQSLNLSRGLQQLGVTSPEALDRHAHQTRAKLTFAQTFPTGTHAMWLYYWLASQGIHPLQDVDSVVVPPPQMVAHLQAGRIDGFCVGEPWAASAVQQDLGFTLATSQTIWPDHPEKVLGCTRAFVEQYPNTARALVMAILEASRFIEQSPENRRSTAQLLSAPEYLDAPLSCIEPRFLGDYADGLGNRWQDPHALRFHGNGEVNLPYLSDGMWFMTQFRRWGLLREDPDYLGVARQVQQLEIYREAATAVGVAAWGKEMRSSQLLDGKVWDGSDPAGYARSFKLHALSDAAALLARR